One stretch of Oryzias latipes chromosome 7, ASM223467v1 DNA includes these proteins:
- the LOC101162989 gene encoding 6-phosphofructo-2-kinase/fructose-2,6-bisphosphatase isoform X1: MDREAASQAEEMSKSQATLTQNPLEKTWVPWMKSRLNKRRGSSVPQFTNSPTLIVMVGLPARGKTYISKKLTRYLNWIGVSTKAFNVGEYRREATCSYNSYEFFSPDNTEAMEIRKTCVAAALKDVFTYLTRYQGQVAVFDATNTTPERRQVILSFAKDNGYKVFFVESICDDPEIIAENIKQVKLTSPDYTDCDKEEALVDFLKRIECYQQTYIPLDDDTDRNLSYIKIFNVGSRYLVNKVQDHIQSRIVYYLMNIHVTPRSIYLCRHGESELNLLGRIGGDPGLSHRGTKFATALGDYMRDQSISDLKVWTSHMKRTIQTAEFLGVQYEQWKALNEIDAGVCEEMTYEEIQEHFPEEFALRDQDKYRYRYPKGESYEDLVHRLEPVIMELERQENVLVICHQAVMRCLLAYFLNKSDDELPYLKCPLHTVLKLTPIAYGCKVESVFLNIEAVNTHRDRPENVDVDRDPEEALETVPDHM, encoded by the exons ATGGACAGAGAAGCAGCATCACAAGctgaagaaatgtcaaaaagcCAGGCAACACTGACTCAGAACCCTCTGGAGAAGACCTGGGTGCCATGGATGAAAAGCAGACTGAACAAACGCAGAGGCT CTTCAGTGCCCCAGTTCACCAATTCCCCAACTCTGATAGTGATGGTGGGGCTGCCTGCACGCGGAAAAACGTACATCTCCAAGAAGCTCACCAGATACTTGAACTGGATTGGTGTTTCGACTAAAG CTTTCAATGTTGGAGAATACAGAAGAGAGGCTACGTGCTCCTACAACAGCTATGAATTCTTTAGCCCTGACAACACAGAGGCAATGGAGATACGCAA GACATGtgttgctgctgctttaaaAGATGTGTTTACCTATCTCACAAGGTACCAGGGTCAGGTTGCG GTGTTTGATGCCACCAACACCACTCCAGAGCGCAGACAGGTCATCCTCAGCTTTGCCAAGGACAACGGTTACAAG GTTTTCTTTGTGGAGTCGATCTGTGATGATCCAGAAATTATTGCTGAAAATATTAAA CAAGTAAAGCTGACAAGTCCAGATTACACTGACTGTGACAAAGAGGAGGCTTTAGTTGACTTTCTAAAGAGGATTGAATGCTATCAGCAGACCTACATTCCCCTAGATGACGACACAGACAG GAACTTGTCGTACATCAAAATCTTCAATGTGGGCAGCAGATACCTGGTGAACAAGGTCCAGGACCACATCCAAAGCAGGATTGTGTACTATCTCATGAACATCCACGTCACCCCCAGATCTATCTACCTGTGTCGTCACGGGGAAAGTGAACTCAACCTCTTAGGCCGCATTGGAGGAGACCCCGGGCTTTCCCATCGCGGGACGAAG TTTGCCACTGCTCTGGGTGACTACATGCGTGACCAAAGCATCAGCGACCTTAAGGTGTGGACAAGCCACATGAAGAGGACCATCCAGACGGCAGAGTTTCTGGGAGTGCAGTATGAACAGTGGAAGGCCCTGAATGAAATAgatgct GGGGTTTGTGAGGAGATGACGTATGAGGAGATTCAAGAGCATTTCCCTGAGGAGTTCGCCCTGAGGGACCAAGACAAATATCGATACCGCTATCCTAAAGGAGAG TCGTACGAGGACCTCGTCCACCGCCTGGAGCCAGTCATCATGGAGCTGGAAAGGCAGGAAAATGTTTTGGTCATCTGTCATCAAGCGGTGATGAGATGTCTGCTGGCATACTTCCTGAACAAAAGTGATG ATGAGCTGCCATACCTGAAGTGTCCTCTCCACACGGTGCTAAAGCTGACCCCCATCGCCTACG GGTGCAAAGTGGAATCGGTCTTCCTCAACATTGAAGCTGTCAACACTCACAGGGACCGGCCAGAG AATGTGGACGTGGACAGAGACCCAGAGGAGGCCCTGGAGACGGTTCCAGACCACATGTAG
- the LOC101162989 gene encoding 6-phosphofructo-2-kinase/fructose-2,6-bisphosphatase isoform X2, whose amino-acid sequence MDREAASQAEEMSKSQATLTQNPLEKTWVPWMKSRLNKRRGSSVPQFTNSPTLIVMVGLPARGKTYISKKLTRYLNWIGVSTKAFNVGEYRREATCSYNSYEFFSPDNTEAMEIRKTCVAAALKDVFTYLTRYQGQVAVFDATNTTPERRQVILSFAKDNGYKVFFVESICDDPEIIAENIKQVKLTSPDYTDCDKEEALVDFLKRIECYQQTYIPLDDDTDRNLSYIKIFNVGSRYLVNKVQDHIQSRIVYYLMNIHVTPRSIYLCRHGESELNLLGRIGGDPGLSHRGTKFATALGDYMRDQSISDLKVWTSHMKRTIQTAEFLGVQYEQWKALNEIDAGVCEEMTYEEIQEHFPEEFALRDQDKYRYRYPKGESYEDLVHRLEPVIMELERQENVLVICHQAVMRCLLAYFLNKSDGCKVESVFLNIEAVNTHRDRPENVDVDRDPEEALETVPDHM is encoded by the exons ATGGACAGAGAAGCAGCATCACAAGctgaagaaatgtcaaaaagcCAGGCAACACTGACTCAGAACCCTCTGGAGAAGACCTGGGTGCCATGGATGAAAAGCAGACTGAACAAACGCAGAGGCT CTTCAGTGCCCCAGTTCACCAATTCCCCAACTCTGATAGTGATGGTGGGGCTGCCTGCACGCGGAAAAACGTACATCTCCAAGAAGCTCACCAGATACTTGAACTGGATTGGTGTTTCGACTAAAG CTTTCAATGTTGGAGAATACAGAAGAGAGGCTACGTGCTCCTACAACAGCTATGAATTCTTTAGCCCTGACAACACAGAGGCAATGGAGATACGCAA GACATGtgttgctgctgctttaaaAGATGTGTTTACCTATCTCACAAGGTACCAGGGTCAGGTTGCG GTGTTTGATGCCACCAACACCACTCCAGAGCGCAGACAGGTCATCCTCAGCTTTGCCAAGGACAACGGTTACAAG GTTTTCTTTGTGGAGTCGATCTGTGATGATCCAGAAATTATTGCTGAAAATATTAAA CAAGTAAAGCTGACAAGTCCAGATTACACTGACTGTGACAAAGAGGAGGCTTTAGTTGACTTTCTAAAGAGGATTGAATGCTATCAGCAGACCTACATTCCCCTAGATGACGACACAGACAG GAACTTGTCGTACATCAAAATCTTCAATGTGGGCAGCAGATACCTGGTGAACAAGGTCCAGGACCACATCCAAAGCAGGATTGTGTACTATCTCATGAACATCCACGTCACCCCCAGATCTATCTACCTGTGTCGTCACGGGGAAAGTGAACTCAACCTCTTAGGCCGCATTGGAGGAGACCCCGGGCTTTCCCATCGCGGGACGAAG TTTGCCACTGCTCTGGGTGACTACATGCGTGACCAAAGCATCAGCGACCTTAAGGTGTGGACAAGCCACATGAAGAGGACCATCCAGACGGCAGAGTTTCTGGGAGTGCAGTATGAACAGTGGAAGGCCCTGAATGAAATAgatgct GGGGTTTGTGAGGAGATGACGTATGAGGAGATTCAAGAGCATTTCCCTGAGGAGTTCGCCCTGAGGGACCAAGACAAATATCGATACCGCTATCCTAAAGGAGAG TCGTACGAGGACCTCGTCCACCGCCTGGAGCCAGTCATCATGGAGCTGGAAAGGCAGGAAAATGTTTTGGTCATCTGTCATCAAGCGGTGATGAGATGTCTGCTGGCATACTTCCTGAACAAAAGTGATG GGTGCAAAGTGGAATCGGTCTTCCTCAACATTGAAGCTGTCAACACTCACAGGGACCGGCCAGAG AATGTGGACGTGGACAGAGACCCAGAGGAGGCCCTGGAGACGGTTCCAGACCACATGTAG